TGTTTCTCTTGGAATTATTGACTTAGATACCACTCGCACCTACGATGGTGAGGACCTCTCAGAGAATTTCACTGCTTACCTACGGAATTTCACAGGAGAGCTAATCGAATACAATAACTCAGATGCTGCTTTCGAAGATCTGTATCAGAAGGATATTATTGGTTACGTCCTGATTCCAGACGGATTCGAAGCGAATCTTACGATTAACGAGCCAACATATGTAGAAGTTCATACGGATGCAACTGAGCTGATTGACCAGTCGACTGTTCAGGGTATTGTTCAAGGAGCCACAATTGCATTTCGTGCATCTCACATGTGGATTCGTTCAGAAGTCTTTCCGTCCATGACTATCGAGTTCACTCCTGATGGTGGATTTGTGGAAAGCCAGTTTGGCGGTTTTATCGTAATCTTTTCGAGCTACCTTGGGATAGCAATGACCGCTGCACAGTCGATTGTTGGGGATATACCACTCCGACGGATGCTGCTTACTCCTACTAATAGACTTGAGGTAGTACTGGCCAAAGTAGCAGGTTATGTTGTTATTGGTTTCTTCCAGTCCCTATTGCTCATTACCCTGTGGATTGTGGTTTTTGGATTGAATCTCAATACCGGTTTCTTGACATTAGTGCTGATTATGAGTCTCATATCGCTTACAGGCTCAGCTACTGGTATCCTCATATCTGCTATTGCATCGTCACGTCTCCAAGCCAACCAGATGTTCTTGTTTGTTCTTTTTGGAACTCTAATTCTAGCTGGGTTTTTCATTGACGTCGGTGT
This genomic stretch from Candidatus Thorarchaeota archaeon harbors:
- a CDS encoding ABC transporter permease — translated: MAEVVTKPSRRITNMVAKELRLIVKDKVALFLIFLLPAALIGTLYFVTGESDMGGMQMGGNESDDANNETIDSGVSLGIIDLDTTRTYDGEDLSENFTAYLRNFTGELIEYNNSDAAFEDLYQKDIIGYVLIPDGFEANLTINEPTYVEVHTDATELIDQSTVQGIVQGATIAFRASHMWIRSEVFPSMTIEFTPDGGFVESQFGGFIVIFSSYLGIAMTAAQSIVGDIPLRRMLLTPTNRLEVVLAKVAGYVVIGFFQSLLLITLWIVVFGLNLNTGFLTLVLIMSLISLTGSATGILISAIASSRLQANQMFLFVLFGTLILAGFFIDVGVLDEFLPLNQGLDLLISTAFKGLSIFEVWLPILKLLGFSALAILAATVIFSKKPTLG